The Heyndrickxia vini genome contains a region encoding:
- a CDS encoding ThuA domain-containing protein — MVKVTVWNEHRHEKKNPVVAQNYPNGIHGAIASFLEKEGADVQTATLDEPEHGLTDEVLANTDVLVWWGHIAHNEVSDEVVKKVVQHVLNGMGLIVLHSGHFSKVFKTLMGTSCDLKWREADDRERLWVVDPSHPIVSGIGEYIELDREEMYGEHFDIPAPDELVFLSWFEGGEVFRSGCTYRRGNGKIFYFRPGHETYPTYHNEKIQRVITNAVKWTAPTEHERPVYGNAKPLEEISIK, encoded by the coding sequence ATGGTAAAAGTCACAGTCTGGAATGAACATCGACACGAAAAGAAAAATCCCGTAGTTGCACAAAATTATCCAAATGGAATACATGGAGCGATTGCTAGCTTTCTAGAAAAGGAGGGAGCAGATGTTCAAACAGCAACATTGGATGAGCCTGAACACGGCTTAACTGATGAGGTTTTAGCCAATACTGATGTTCTTGTATGGTGGGGACATATTGCACATAACGAAGTATCTGATGAAGTAGTTAAAAAAGTAGTCCAACACGTTCTTAATGGGATGGGATTAATCGTCCTTCACTCCGGACATTTCTCAAAAGTATTTAAAACATTAATGGGGACTTCTTGTGATTTAAAATGGCGTGAAGCAGATGACCGTGAAAGACTTTGGGTAGTGGATCCAAGTCATCCTATTGTATCTGGAATTGGCGAATACATTGAACTAGATAGAGAAGAAATGTATGGTGAACATTTTGATATACCTGCACCAGATGAGCTCGTATTCCTAAGCTGGTTCGAAGGTGGAGAAGTATTCCGAAGCGGTTGTACATACCGTCGGGGTAACGGGAAAATTTTCTATTTCCGACCAGGACATGAAACGTATCCAACATACCATAATGAAAAAATTCAGCGCGTCATTACGAATGCCGTTAAATGGACTGCACCGACGGAGCATGAAAGACCCGTTTATGGAAATGCAAAACCTTTAGAAGAAATATCAATAAAATAG